One Caulobacter segnis genomic window carries:
- the rplK gene encoding 50S ribosomal protein L11, producing MAKKILGYIKLQVKAGSATPSPPIGPALGQRGVNIMGFCKEFNARTENVEKGTPLPTVITVYQDKSFTFVTKTPPATFFLKQATKIQSGAKLTGRETVGSITRAQLREIAEKKMKDLNANDIEAAARIIEGSAKAMGLKIVEA from the coding sequence ATGGCTAAGAAGATCCTGGGCTACATCAAGCTCCAGGTGAAGGCTGGCTCGGCCACGCCTTCGCCCCCCATCGGCCCGGCTCTGGGTCAGCGCGGCGTTAACATCATGGGCTTCTGTAAGGAGTTCAACGCGCGCACCGAGAACGTCGAAAAGGGCACCCCCCTGCCGACCGTCATCACGGTCTATCAGGACAAGTCGTTCACCTTCGTCACCAAGACGCCCCCGGCCACCTTCTTCCTGAAGCAGGCGACCAAGATCCAGTCGGGCGCCAAGCTGACCGGTCGTGAGACCGTCGGCTCGATCACCCGCGCCCAGCTGCGCGAGATCGCCGAAAAGAAGATGAAGGACCTGAACGCCAACGATATCGAGGCCGCGGCCCGCATCATCGAAGGCTCCGCCAAGGCCATGGGCCTGAAGATCGTGGAGGCCTAG
- the rplA gene encoding 50S ribosomal protein L1, giving the protein MAKQPKRIKAWTGDRDAAHSVEAAIKLVKENAKAKFDETIEISVNLGVDPRHADQQVRGVVNLPSGTGRDVRVAVFAKDAKAAEATAAGAEHVGADDLYEKIAGGFMDFDRVIATPDMMALVGRLGKVLGPRGLMPNPKVGTVTPNVGQAVKDAKGGAVEFRVEKAGIVHAGIGKASFTEEALLVNVKALIEALNRAKPSGAKGVFVKRVGLSSTMGPGFKVDIASIG; this is encoded by the coding sequence ATGGCTAAGCAACCCAAGCGCATCAAGGCCTGGACCGGCGACCGCGACGCGGCCCACTCGGTCGAAGCCGCCATCAAGCTGGTCAAGGAAAACGCCAAGGCCAAGTTCGACGAGACCATCGAGATCTCGGTGAACCTGGGCGTCGACCCGCGTCACGCCGACCAACAGGTCCGTGGCGTCGTGAACCTGCCGTCGGGCACCGGCCGTGACGTCCGCGTCGCCGTGTTCGCCAAGGACGCCAAGGCGGCCGAAGCGACCGCCGCCGGCGCCGAGCACGTCGGCGCCGACGACCTGTACGAAAAGATCGCCGGCGGCTTCATGGACTTCGATCGCGTCATCGCGACCCCGGACATGATGGCCCTGGTCGGTCGCCTCGGTAAGGTGCTGGGCCCGCGCGGCCTGATGCCGAACCCGAAGGTCGGCACCGTGACCCCGAACGTCGGTCAAGCCGTGAAGGACGCCAAGGGCGGCGCCGTCGAGTTCCGCGTCGAGAAGGCCGGTATCGTCCATGCTGGCATCGGCAAGGCCTCGTTCACCGAGGAAGCCCTGCTGGTCAACGTCAAGGCTCTGATCGAAGCCCTGAACCGCGCGAAGCCGTCGGGCGCCAAGGGTGTCTTCGTGAAGCGCGTTGGTCTGTCGTCGACGATGGGCCCGGGCTTCAAGGTCGACATCGCCTCGATCGGCTAA
- a CDS encoding type II toxin-antitoxin system VapB family antitoxin: MPFHVRDPETDALVRELADKTKLGITEAVKLAATEALAAREKSRAEKLARIDAILAEFDALPRTGLKADKAFMDMINGD, from the coding sequence ATGCCCTTCCACGTTCGCGATCCCGAGACCGACGCCCTGGTGCGTGAACTGGCCGACAAGACCAAGCTCGGCATCACGGAGGCTGTGAAACTGGCCGCCACGGAAGCCTTGGCCGCGCGCGAAAAGTCGAGGGCGGAGAAGTTGGCGAGGATCGACGCTATCCTGGCGGAGTTCGATGCGTTGCCGCGGACGGGTCTGAAGGCCGACAAGGCCTTCATGGACATGATCAACGGCGACTGA
- a CDS encoding type II toxin-antitoxin system VapC family toxin, with protein sequence MFVDASAWTAIILKEPERERLRTTLADAEVVLTSSIATWETIRAVVRETKDTVKDASIRLAALQANIGARVVEIGVVEGQLALEAHARFGKGVHPARLNMGDCFAYACAKVHGVPLLYKGEDFALTDIEAA encoded by the coding sequence ATGTTCGTCGACGCCTCGGCCTGGACGGCTATCATCCTCAAGGAGCCGGAACGTGAGCGGCTGCGGACCACCCTAGCCGATGCGGAAGTGGTTTTGACTTCTTCCATCGCAACCTGGGAAACCATCCGCGCCGTCGTGCGCGAAACCAAGGATACGGTGAAAGACGCGAGCATTCGTCTTGCGGCCCTGCAGGCCAATATCGGCGCGCGGGTCGTCGAGATCGGGGTCGTCGAAGGCCAGCTCGCCCTCGAAGCCCATGCCCGTTTCGGCAAGGGCGTTCATCCCGCTCGGCTCAACATGGGCGACTGCTTCGCCTATGCCTGCGCCAAGGTTCACGGCGTGCCGCTGCTCTACAAGGGCGAGGACTTCGCCCTGACCGACATCGAGGCGGCCTGA
- a CDS encoding NAD(P)/FAD-dependent oxidoreductase has protein sequence MSDETFDVAVIGGGPAGLMAAEAIAKAGRSVAVFEKMPTFGRKFLMAGRGGLNLTHSEDFERFVGRYGARAAALRPMLEAFAPDDLVAWAEALGQPTFVGASGRVFPKAMKASPLLRAWLARLEGLGVGLRTRAEWSGWSADGGLLINGQVVRARAVVLALGGASWARLGSDAAWVPMLEGQGCAVAPFRAANCGFDVAWSAVFRERFAGEPLKNVGLRHGERRARGDAMVAGYGLEGGAIYALASALRDAIEVDGEAVLTIDLRPDIPVETLERRLLSPRGGQSLANFLRKAVKLSPVEVNLLREAHGLDLPDAPAALAAAIKAAPITLTGVQPLDRAISAAGGARFESLDGLALKDRPDVILAGEMLDWEAPTGGYLLQACFASGVAAGKQALARL, from the coding sequence GTGAGCGACGAAACTTTCGACGTGGCGGTGATCGGCGGCGGGCCGGCCGGGCTGATGGCGGCGGAGGCCATCGCCAAGGCGGGACGGTCCGTGGCCGTGTTCGAGAAGATGCCGACCTTCGGGCGCAAGTTCCTGATGGCCGGGCGCGGGGGCTTGAACCTCACCCATTCCGAGGATTTCGAGCGGTTCGTGGGCCGCTACGGCGCGCGGGCCGCGGCGCTGCGGCCGATGCTGGAGGCGTTTGCGCCCGACGATCTGGTCGCCTGGGCCGAGGCCCTGGGCCAGCCGACCTTCGTCGGGGCCAGCGGCCGGGTGTTTCCCAAGGCGATGAAGGCCTCGCCGCTGCTGCGGGCCTGGCTGGCGCGGCTGGAGGGGCTGGGCGTCGGCTTGCGGACGCGGGCCGAGTGGAGCGGCTGGAGCGCGGACGGTGGCTTGCTGATCAATGGCCAGGTCGTGCGCGCCCGGGCGGTGGTCCTGGCCCTGGGCGGCGCCAGCTGGGCCAGGCTGGGTTCGGACGCGGCCTGGGTTCCGATGCTGGAAGGGCAGGGCTGCGCCGTCGCCCCGTTCCGCGCCGCCAACTGCGGCTTCGACGTCGCCTGGAGCGCGGTGTTCCGCGAGCGCTTCGCCGGCGAGCCCTTGAAGAACGTCGGCCTGCGCCATGGCGAGAGGCGCGCGCGCGGCGACGCCATGGTCGCTGGCTACGGCCTGGAGGGCGGGGCGATCTACGCCCTGGCCTCGGCCCTGCGCGACGCGATCGAGGTGGACGGCGAGGCGGTCCTGACGATCGACCTGCGCCCCGACATTCCGGTCGAGACCCTGGAGCGGCGGCTGCTGTCGCCGCGTGGCGGCCAGAGCCTGGCCAACTTCCTGCGCAAGGCCGTCAAGCTGTCGCCGGTCGAGGTCAATCTGCTGCGCGAGGCGCATGGCCTGGATCTGCCCGACGCGCCTGCGGCTCTGGCGGCGGCGATCAAGGCGGCGCCGATCACCCTGACCGGCGTCCAACCCCTGGACCGCGCCATCTCGGCGGCTGGCGGCGCACGGTTCGAGAGCCTGGACGGCCTGGCGCTGAAGGATCGTCCGGACGTGATCCTGGCCGGCGAGATGCTGGACTGGGAGGCGCCGACGGGCGGCTATCTGCTGCAGGCCTGCTTCGCCAGCGGCGTGGCGGCGGGCAAGCAGGCGCTGGCGAGGCTCTAG
- a CDS encoding alpha/beta fold hydrolase produces the protein MRRAAAILTAFLLALAVSTGTAPAFAEPKVPPTPRAVVADPPRDKDHPADMAAFQLDIQGAKVNAMMYLASGDQPHPTLLFLHGFPGNETNIDLLQAVRRAGWNALRINYRGSWGSQGKFSFESARADGEAAVAFLLDPANAAKYHVDPARIVVAGHSMGGFMAADAVAASTRVAGAVLIDSWNIGGRAAEIAKDRKAVVEAMRPDTAPLATTPEALVAEIERDAAKLDLEKLTARIADRPVLLIGAEFAGAPTTRKLAAAARAAGARDLTETYMATDHSFSDARIALEGEVIRWLARFEPKSAATAPFPPLKGAYDEGNVFARIIRGELPSYKVYEDADVLAFMDRAPLEPGHVLVISKTSKARNLLEMGPKDIARVMAVVQKVGQAEVDALGLEGFLVLQNNGVGQSVPHLHVHVIPRVAGKPVYLVENAPADPKDLEAMAARIRAAMKP, from the coding sequence ATGCGCCGCGCCGCCGCCATCCTGACCGCGTTCCTGCTGGCCCTTGCCGTCTCGACGGGGACCGCTCCAGCCTTCGCCGAGCCCAAGGTTCCGCCGACGCCTCGCGCGGTCGTCGCCGATCCGCCGCGCGACAAGGATCACCCGGCCGACATGGCCGCCTTCCAGCTCGACATCCAGGGCGCGAAGGTCAACGCCATGATGTACCTGGCCTCCGGCGACCAGCCGCATCCGACCCTGCTGTTCCTGCACGGCTTTCCCGGCAACGAAACCAATATCGACCTCTTGCAGGCGGTGCGCCGCGCCGGCTGGAACGCCCTGCGGATCAACTATCGCGGCTCGTGGGGCAGCCAGGGCAAGTTCAGCTTCGAGAGCGCCCGCGCCGACGGCGAGGCGGCGGTGGCCTTCCTGCTGGATCCCGCCAACGCCGCCAAATACCACGTCGATCCCGCCCGCATCGTCGTGGCCGGCCACAGCATGGGCGGGTTCATGGCCGCCGACGCCGTCGCCGCCTCGACGCGCGTCGCCGGTGCGGTGCTGATCGATTCCTGGAACATCGGCGGGCGCGCGGCTGAGATCGCCAAGGACCGCAAAGCCGTGGTCGAGGCTATGCGCCCCGACACCGCCCCGCTGGCGACCACGCCAGAGGCCTTGGTCGCCGAGATCGAACGCGACGCCGCTAAGCTGGATCTCGAAAAGCTCACCGCCCGGATCGCCGATCGCCCCGTGCTGCTGATCGGCGCCGAGTTCGCCGGGGCGCCCACCACGCGCAAGCTGGCCGCCGCCGCCCGCGCGGCCGGGGCCAGGGACCTCACCGAAACCTACATGGCCACCGACCACAGCTTCTCGGACGCCCGCATCGCGCTGGAGGGCGAGGTGATCCGCTGGCTGGCCCGGTTCGAGCCGAAGAGCGCGGCGACCGCGCCCTTCCCGCCGCTGAAGGGCGCCTATGACGAGGGCAACGTCTTCGCCCGGATCATCCGGGGCGAGCTGCCCAGCTACAAGGTCTACGAGGACGCCGACGTCCTGGCCTTCATGGACCGCGCGCCGCTGGAGCCCGGCCACGTGCTGGTGATCTCCAAGACATCCAAGGCCCGCAACCTGCTGGAGATGGGTCCCAAGGACATCGCCCGCGTCATGGCCGTGGTCCAGAAGGTCGGCCAAGCCGAGGTCGACGCCCTGGGCCTGGAAGGCTTCCTGGTCCTGCAGAACAACGGCGTCGGCCAGAGCGTGCCGCACCTGCACGTCCACGTGATCCCGCGCGTGGCCGGCAAGCCGGTCTATCTGGTGGAGAACGCGCCGGCCGATCCGAAAGACCTGGAGGCGATGGCGGCCAGGATCCGCGCGGCGATGAAGCCCTAG
- a CDS encoding SRPBCC family protein has translation MASVHKEILIEASPEAVWDAVRDVGRIHERLCPGFVVNTEMVDDGAARLVTFGNGMVVKEVIVDSDDARRRLVWTVRSERLAHHNGVMRIEDAGQGRSRALWTADVLPHAAADAVGPMMQQGLEAMKRRLDEAG, from the coding sequence ATGGCGTCGGTCCACAAGGAAATCCTGATCGAGGCGAGCCCGGAAGCGGTCTGGGACGCGGTGCGCGACGTAGGACGGATCCACGAGCGGCTGTGCCCAGGCTTCGTGGTGAACACCGAGATGGTCGACGACGGGGCGGCCCGCCTGGTCACTTTCGGCAACGGCATGGTGGTCAAGGAGGTCATCGTCGACAGCGACGACGCTCGCCGCCGCCTGGTCTGGACCGTGCGGAGCGAGCGCCTGGCCCACCACAATGGCGTCATGCGGATCGAGGACGCCGGTCAGGGCCGCTCGCGCGCCCTCTGGACCGCCGACGTCCTGCCGCATGCGGCGGCCGACGCCGTCGGGCCGATGATGCAGCAGGGGCTGGAGGCGATGAAGCGCCGCCTGGACGAGGCGGGTTGA
- the rplJ gene encoding 50S ribosomal protein L10, whose protein sequence is MDRAQKQESIETLKGVFADAGAVVVTHYTGLTVAEMTDLRLRLRKEGAAIKVVKNTLALKALDGKLGDKGDKLFTGPVAIAYGPDAVSAAKIAVQFAKENDKLKVVGGVLDQTNVLDENAVRALATLPSLDELRGKLIGLIQAPATKIAGVLQAPAGQLARVFNAYATKDAA, encoded by the coding sequence ATGGACCGCGCTCAAAAGCAGGAATCGATCGAGACGCTCAAGGGCGTCTTCGCCGATGCCGGCGCTGTCGTCGTGACCCACTATACGGGTCTGACCGTTGCGGAAATGACCGACCTTCGTCTTCGCCTCCGCAAGGAAGGCGCCGCGATCAAGGTTGTGAAGAACACCCTGGCCCTCAAGGCTCTGGACGGCAAGCTCGGTGACAAGGGCGACAAGCTCTTCACCGGCCCGGTCGCCATCGCCTACGGCCCGGACGCTGTCTCGGCCGCGAAGATCGCGGTGCAGTTCGCCAAGGAAAACGACAAGCTCAAGGTTGTCGGTGGCGTCCTGGACCAGACCAACGTGCTGGACGAGAACGCGGTGCGCGCTCTGGCGACCCTGCCGTCGCTGGACGAACTGCGTGGCAAGCTCATCGGCCTCATCCAGGCTCCGGCGACCAAGATCGCTGGCGTCCTGCAGGCTCCGGCCGGCCAGCTGGCTCGCGTCTTCAACGCCTACGCGACCAAAGACGCCGCGTAA
- the rplL gene encoding 50S ribosomal protein L7/L12 codes for MSKLEKLVEELSTLSVLEAAELSKLLEEKWGVSAAAPVAVAAAGGAAAAPAEAAEEQTEFTVVLTDGGDKKINVIKEVRGVRPDLGLKEAKDLVEGAPQNVVENVSKQQADEVAKKLTEAGAKVQIK; via the coding sequence ATGTCGAAGCTCGAAAAGCTGGTCGAAGAACTGTCCACCCTGTCGGTGCTGGAAGCCGCTGAACTGTCGAAGCTGCTGGAAGAAAAGTGGGGCGTCTCGGCCGCCGCTCCGGTCGCCGTCGCCGCCGCTGGTGGCGCCGCCGCCGCTCCGGCCGAAGCCGCTGAAGAGCAAACCGAGTTCACCGTCGTCCTGACGGACGGTGGCGACAAGAAGATCAACGTGATCAAGGAAGTCCGCGGCGTCCGTCCGGACCTCGGCCTGAAGGAAGCCAAGGACCTGGTCGAAGGCGCTCCGCAGAACGTCGTCGAGAACGTCTCGAAGCAACAAGCCGACGAAGTCGCCAAGAAGCTGACCGAAGCCGGCGCCAAGGTCCAAATCAAGTAA
- a CDS encoding WD40/YVTN/BNR-like repeat-containing protein — protein sequence MAIRPTRRDLVAGVTAGLAAGPALAGDGLGGIRMPASVADSELRGLSPTGGKTYWASGSRGWLIRGKGERQDPMRIIGAEDLDFRGLHAFDDHHVLAMSAGPGGASQLWRTKDGGKTWKRLAANQDPEGFWDSIAFVDQRRGFILGDPTQGRFTVLYTADGGETWARLPPEGVPPAADGEGAFAASNGCIAIGRHGQVAFCTGGAGKARVYLSLGGGGVFVALDTPILADAPSRGAFAIAFGRRGELWVCGGDYKNPRAEGVNLAWRPPGSLDFQPVAAPAGYLSGISVEGETVMATGLAGTILARDGRHFERVSSAPMNSVRLTSPKSGVLCGPMGSIGLWRA from the coding sequence ATGGCCATCCGACCTACCCGTCGCGACTTGGTTGCGGGCGTGACCGCGGGCCTCGCCGCCGGGCCCGCCCTGGCGGGTGATGGTCTCGGCGGGATCCGCATGCCCGCGTCCGTCGCCGACAGCGAGCTAAGGGGCCTGTCGCCGACCGGGGGCAAGACCTACTGGGCCTCGGGCTCCAGAGGCTGGCTGATCCGGGGCAAGGGTGAGCGCCAGGATCCGATGCGGATCATCGGGGCCGAAGACCTGGACTTCCGGGGGCTGCACGCCTTCGACGACCATCACGTGCTGGCGATGAGCGCCGGACCGGGCGGCGCGTCTCAGCTGTGGCGCACGAAGGACGGCGGCAAGACCTGGAAGCGGCTGGCGGCCAACCAGGATCCGGAGGGCTTCTGGGACTCGATCGCCTTCGTCGACCAGCGGCGCGGCTTCATCCTGGGCGATCCGACCCAGGGGCGCTTCACCGTGCTCTACACGGCCGACGGCGGCGAGACCTGGGCGCGGCTGCCGCCGGAGGGCGTGCCGCCGGCCGCCGACGGGGAGGGGGCCTTCGCCGCCAGCAACGGCTGCATCGCCATCGGCCGCCACGGCCAGGTGGCGTTCTGCACCGGCGGGGCGGGCAAGGCGCGGGTCTATCTGTCGTTGGGCGGCGGCGGTGTGTTCGTGGCGCTGGACACGCCGATCCTCGCCGACGCGCCTTCGCGCGGGGCGTTCGCCATCGCCTTCGGCCGGCGCGGCGAGCTGTGGGTCTGCGGCGGCGACTACAAGAACCCCAGGGCCGAGGGCGTGAACCTGGCCTGGCGACCGCCGGGCAGCCTCGACTTTCAGCCGGTGGCCGCGCCGGCCGGCTACCTGTCGGGGATCTCGGTCGAGGGCGAGACGGTGATGGCCACGGGCCTGGCCGGCACGATCCTGGCCCGCGACGGCCGCCACTTCGAGCGCGTGTCGTCCGCGCCGATGAACAGCGTGCGCCTGACCTCGCCCAAGTCCGGCGTGCTATGCGGTCCGATGGGATCGATCGGCCTCTGGCGGGCGTGA